One Paucidesulfovibrio longus DSM 6739 genomic window carries:
- a CDS encoding ribonucleoside triphosphate reductase codes for MPSQIMKRDGRLETWSTDRIAQAIFKALNASGIKDPILAGRMARKVEAKLADVAIPEQEHVQDMVERVLMESRQYEVARRYVLYREKRRQLREQKQAYLDIKETIDEYLGKSDWRVNENANMTHSFQGLMLHLSGTVQARYALEKYPEEVRLAHEHGYFHIHDLSFGLAGYCAGWSLRDLLLEGFNLEGRSSAGPAKHFDAILGQMVNFLGTLQNEWAGAQAFNNVDTYLAPFIREDGLTYEQVRQAMQKFVFNLNTTSRWGGQSPFTNLTFDLVPPKHIAKEGVIIGGVMRDSTYGEYTQEMEWINRAFLEVMLDGDYHGRIFSFPIPTYNITDDFPWDSEIGDLLLKLTAKYGVPYFQNFINSDLSPEDVRSMCCRLQMDIRELRKKTGGLFGAGDLTGSIGVVTLNLPKLAYLSQGEDEFLDLVTEYATLAKDSLEFKRKLIEDNLKNGMFPWSRRYLKNGYNGHFSTIGLLGGNEACLNLFGKGIETESGVRFMRRVLNHLRQVTSDFQEETGHLYNLEATPAEGTSYRLAKIDKKLYADIITQGNGTPYYTNSTALPVGISEDVLFALEHQDQLQPLYTGGSVFHTFLGEAVADTEALKNFIIAAFTKTKLPYLSITPTFSVCKEHGYIQGEHFDCPTCGQEAEVYTRIVGYYRPVNRWNKGKQAEYSDRVTFSNCACSS; via the coding sequence ATGCCGTCTCAGATCATGAAGAGAGACGGGCGGTTGGAAACGTGGTCAACTGACCGCATCGCCCAGGCCATCTTCAAGGCGCTCAACGCCAGCGGGATCAAGGATCCCATTCTCGCAGGCCGCATGGCCCGCAAAGTCGAGGCAAAACTCGCGGACGTGGCCATTCCCGAACAGGAACACGTCCAGGACATGGTCGAACGCGTGCTCATGGAGTCCCGCCAGTACGAGGTGGCCCGGCGCTACGTGCTGTATCGCGAGAAGCGCCGCCAGCTGCGCGAGCAGAAGCAGGCCTACCTCGACATCAAGGAGACCATCGACGAGTACCTCGGCAAGTCCGACTGGCGCGTGAACGAGAACGCCAACATGACCCATTCCTTCCAGGGGCTCATGCTGCACCTCTCCGGCACGGTCCAGGCGCGCTACGCCCTTGAGAAGTACCCCGAGGAAGTCCGGCTGGCCCACGAGCACGGCTATTTCCACATTCACGACCTTTCGTTCGGTCTGGCCGGCTACTGTGCGGGCTGGAGCCTTCGCGACCTCCTGCTCGAAGGCTTCAACCTCGAGGGACGCTCCTCCGCCGGACCGGCCAAGCACTTCGACGCCATCCTCGGACAGATGGTCAACTTCCTCGGCACGCTCCAGAACGAGTGGGCCGGGGCCCAGGCCTTCAACAACGTGGACACCTACCTCGCGCCCTTCATCCGCGAGGACGGGCTGACCTACGAACAGGTGCGCCAGGCCATGCAGAAATTCGTGTTCAACCTGAACACGACTTCGCGCTGGGGCGGCCAGAGCCCGTTCACGAACCTGACCTTCGACCTCGTGCCGCCCAAGCACATCGCCAAGGAAGGGGTCATCATCGGCGGCGTCATGCGCGATTCGACCTACGGCGAGTACACGCAGGAAATGGAGTGGATCAACCGCGCCTTCCTGGAGGTCATGCTCGACGGCGACTACCACGGCCGGATCTTCTCCTTCCCGATCCCGACCTACAACATCACCGACGACTTTCCCTGGGATTCCGAGATCGGCGACCTGCTGCTCAAGCTCACCGCCAAGTACGGCGTGCCGTACTTCCAGAACTTCATCAACTCGGACCTCAGCCCGGAAGACGTGCGTTCCATGTGCTGCCGTCTGCAGATGGACATCCGCGAGCTGCGCAAGAAAACCGGCGGCCTTTTCGGCGCGGGCGACCTGACCGGCTCCATCGGCGTGGTCACCCTGAACCTGCCCAAGCTGGCCTACCTTTCCCAGGGCGAGGACGAGTTCCTGGATCTCGTCACCGAGTACGCCACGCTGGCCAAGGACAGCCTGGAGTTCAAGCGCAAGCTCATCGAGGACAATCTCAAGAACGGCATGTTCCCCTGGTCGCGCCGCTATCTCAAGAACGGATACAACGGCCACTTCTCGACCATCGGCCTGCTCGGCGGCAACGAGGCCTGCCTGAACCTGTTCGGCAAGGGCATCGAAACCGAATCCGGCGTGCGCTTCATGCGCCGCGTGCTCAACCACCTTCGCCAGGTCACTTCCGACTTCCAGGAAGAGACGGGCCACCTCTACAACCTGGAAGCCACTCCGGCCGAGGGAACGAGCTACCGCCTGGCCAAGATCGACAAGAAGCTCTACGCGGACATCATCACCCAGGGCAACGGCACGCCGTACTACACCAACTCCACGGCGCTGCCCGTGGGCATCTCCGAGGACGTGCTCTTCGCCCTGGAGCACCAGGACCAGCTCCAGCCGCTCTACACCGGCGGCTCGGTGTTCCACACCTTCCTGGGCGAGGCCGTGGCCGACACCGAGGCCCTGAAGAACTTCATCATCGCGGCCTTCACCAAGACCAAGCTGCCGTATCTCTCCATCACGCCGACCTTCTCGGTCTGCAAGGAGCACGGCTACATCCAGGGCGAGCACTTCGACTGCCCGACCTGCGGCCAGGAAGCGGAAGTCTATACCCGCATCGTGGGCTACTACCGTCCCGTGAATCGCTGGAACAAGGGCAAGCAGGCCGAGTATTCGGACCGCGTGACCTTCTCCAACTGCGCGTGCAGCAGCTAG
- a CDS encoding ABC transporter ATP-binding protein — translation MSLLKVDHMTQNFGGLQAVSDFNIELEGGELVALIGPNGAGKTTIFNLVSGFYTPTKGTITFDGVDTRGMRPHQVTALGVSRTFQNIRLWKDMHVLDNIRVAQHYRMGYSVFDAFARTRKYMGQEKEIDRISWELLEAMGLKDYAYEVPPNLPYGLQRRVEIARAMSIQPKLLLLDEPAAGLNSRDVEGLIDLVRWIHENYKITIWMIEHQMKVVMSLCSWIKVIDFGETIAEGNPEDIQANPKVIKAYLGDDTI, via the coding sequence ATGTCGCTTCTGAAAGTTGATCACATGACGCAGAACTTCGGCGGCCTTCAGGCGGTGTCGGACTTCAACATCGAACTGGAGGGCGGCGAGCTTGTCGCGCTCATCGGCCCCAACGGCGCAGGCAAGACCACCATCTTCAACCTCGTGTCCGGCTTCTACACCCCCACCAAGGGGACCATCACCTTCGACGGGGTGGACACGCGCGGCATGCGGCCCCATCAGGTCACGGCCCTGGGCGTGTCCCGCACCTTCCAGAACATCCGGCTCTGGAAGGACATGCACGTGCTCGACAACATCCGCGTGGCCCAGCATTACCGCATGGGCTATTCGGTTTTCGACGCCTTCGCGCGGACCCGGAAGTACATGGGCCAGGAAAAGGAGATCGACCGCATCTCCTGGGAACTGCTCGAAGCCATGGGGCTCAAGGATTACGCCTATGAAGTCCCGCCGAACCTGCCCTACGGCCTCCAGCGCCGGGTGGAGATCGCGCGGGCCATGTCCATCCAGCCCAAGCTGCTCCTGCTCGACGAGCCCGCCGCCGGACTGAACTCCCGCGACGTGGAAGGACTCATCGACCTGGTGCGCTGGATTCACGAGAACTACAAGATCACCATCTGGATGATCGAACACCAGATGAAGGTGGTCATGAGCCTGTGTTCCTGGATCAAGGTCATCGACTTCGGAGAAACCATCGCCGAAGGCAATCCCGAAGACATCCAGGCCAATCCCAAAGTCATCAAAGCCTACCTGGGAGACGACACGATTTGA
- a CDS encoding anaerobic ribonucleoside-triphosphate reductase activating protein: MKEPSGVWKYVRGLERFSLCDWPGVPCCVVFLGTCNLLCPTCHNFELAWDMERVPLLPRWALRAYLDERKKWLGGVTVTGGEPTHVPHVGELLWEIKQRGLRVKLDTNGMRPDMVRELLSEGLVDVFAVDVKGPYSKYPQLTGNAVDPDIARANIEAVFSMASAHPQAFYFRTTRVPVLTNNDMDEVRALLPRGFELKVQEFVPPRRKHAVSDHEERRAVGNVVN; encoded by the coding sequence ATGAAAGAACCTTCCGGAGTCTGGAAATACGTGCGCGGCCTGGAGCGCTTCAGTCTGTGCGACTGGCCCGGCGTGCCCTGCTGCGTCGTCTTCCTCGGCACCTGCAATCTTCTGTGCCCCACCTGCCACAACTTTGAGCTGGCCTGGGACATGGAGCGCGTGCCCCTGCTGCCGCGCTGGGCGCTGCGCGCCTATCTGGACGAGCGCAAAAAGTGGCTGGGCGGCGTCACCGTCACCGGCGGCGAACCCACCCACGTGCCCCACGTGGGCGAGCTGCTCTGGGAGATCAAGCAGCGCGGCCTGCGCGTCAAGCTCGACACCAACGGCATGCGCCCGGACATGGTCCGCGAGCTGCTTTCCGAAGGGCTGGTGGACGTGTTCGCCGTGGACGTGAAGGGGCCGTATTCGAAATACCCTCAGCTGACGGGAAACGCCGTGGATCCGGACATCGCCCGGGCCAACATCGAGGCCGTGTTTTCCATGGCCTCCGCGCATCCCCAAGCCTTCTACTTCAGGACCACGCGAGTGCCCGTCCTGACCAACAACGACATGGACGAGGTCCGCGCGCTGCTGCCGCGCGGCTTCGAATTGAAAGTTCAAGAGTTCGTACCCCCCAGGAGGAAGCATGCCGTCTCAGATCATGAAGAGAGACGGGCGGTTGGAAACGTGGTCAACTGA
- a CDS encoding branched-chain amino acid ABC transporter permease: MEIGNKLQRNAFTLAVISGCVLLIMLAQFKMINLYVQSVMMFMGINIMIATSLNLVNGNMGEFSCGHAAFLCVGAYVSSLTTVLLLVPNGILGDPLLPPQLSVLVFPISVLVGGVVAALAGILVALPSFKTRGDYLAIITIAVNYMVISGIENLDIIGGPRGFMGMKKVVKAMYDVADIPWMMIFVAIGTIFCVVMIRRYISSTFGKGVNAICQDEIAAEIMSVNTNKVKLVTFMLSSGLCGMAGGLFAHVVGYVNPQSFNILKSTEAMVMVYLGGMGSLSGAVLSAVFFTFLLELLRPLQILKWVIIPLTLVLLMQFRPEGIMGNKELTDIFPKLRKYCRFK, translated from the coding sequence ATGGAAATCGGCAACAAGCTTCAAAGAAACGCTTTCACCCTTGCGGTGATTTCGGGCTGCGTCCTGCTCATCATGCTGGCGCAGTTCAAGATGATCAACCTCTACGTCCAGTCCGTCATGATGTTCATGGGCATCAACATCATGATCGCCACGAGCCTGAACCTGGTGAACGGAAACATGGGCGAATTCTCCTGCGGCCACGCCGCGTTCCTCTGCGTCGGGGCCTACGTCTCGTCGCTGACCACCGTGCTCCTGCTGGTGCCCAACGGCATCCTCGGCGACCCGCTGCTGCCGCCCCAGCTGTCCGTCCTGGTCTTCCCCATTTCCGTCCTGGTGGGCGGCGTGGTGGCGGCCCTGGCGGGCATCCTCGTGGCCCTGCCTTCGTTCAAGACACGCGGAGACTACCTGGCCATCATCACCATCGCCGTGAACTACATGGTCATCTCCGGCATCGAGAACCTGGACATCATCGGCGGGCCGCGCGGCTTCATGGGCATGAAGAAGGTGGTCAAGGCCATGTACGACGTGGCCGACATCCCCTGGATGATGATCTTCGTGGCCATCGGAACCATCTTCTGCGTGGTGATGATCCGCCGCTACATCTCCTCCACCTTCGGCAAGGGCGTCAACGCCATCTGCCAGGACGAGATCGCCGCCGAGATCATGAGCGTGAACACCAACAAGGTGAAGCTCGTGACCTTCATGCTCTCTTCCGGCCTCTGCGGCATGGCGGGCGGACTCTTCGCCCACGTGGTCGGCTACGTGAACCCCCAGTCCTTCAACATCCTCAAGTCCACCGAGGCCATGGTCATGGTCTACCTCGGCGGCATGGGCTCGCTCTCCGGCGCGGTGCTCTCCGCGGTATTCTTCACCTTCCTGCTGGAACTGCTTCGGCCGCTCCAGATCCTCAAATGGGTGATCATCCCGCTGACGCTGGTCCTGCTGATGCAGTTCCGGCCCGAAGGAATCATGGGCAACAAGGAACTCACCGACATCTTCCCGAAGCTGCGGAAGTATTGCCGGTTCAAGTAA
- a CDS encoding branched-chain amino acid ABC transporter permease — MEVLIQNIINALQWGSFYALIALGYTLVYGVLLLINFAHGDIFMVGAYIAFFVVITLLGTMGLAPGVALALAVPLTMILTACVGVTLERIAYRPLRRKGAHRLYVVITALMCGLILENGNLALLGASRKKFPELLETTVYRFGDVSVTNIKLIVIVAAILVFLFLHFVVTRTKIGMAMRGISYDKFAIPLMGIPVDTIIVFTFILGSGFAGLAGLLFAMSYPVLEPYMGALIGWKAFIAAVVGGIGDIRGAFVGGFLLGFIEIGVVAVFPSTMRDLFAFTILLMILWAKPTGLFGRARHQKI, encoded by the coding sequence GTGGAAGTCCTCATCCAGAACATCATCAACGCGCTGCAGTGGGGCAGCTTCTACGCCCTCATCGCCCTGGGCTACACCCTGGTGTACGGCGTGCTGCTGCTGATCAACTTCGCCCACGGCGACATCTTCATGGTCGGCGCCTACATCGCCTTCTTCGTCGTCATCACTCTGCTCGGAACCATGGGACTGGCACCGGGCGTGGCGCTGGCGCTGGCCGTGCCCCTGACCATGATCCTGACCGCCTGCGTGGGCGTGACCCTGGAGCGCATCGCCTACAGGCCTCTGCGGCGCAAGGGCGCGCACCGGCTCTATGTGGTCATCACCGCGCTCATGTGCGGCCTGATCCTGGAAAACGGCAACCTCGCCCTCCTCGGCGCGAGCCGCAAAAAATTTCCCGAACTGCTGGAAACCACGGTCTACCGCTTCGGCGACGTCTCCGTGACGAACATCAAGCTCATCGTCATCGTGGCCGCCATCCTGGTCTTCCTCTTCCTGCACTTCGTGGTCACGCGCACCAAGATCGGCATGGCCATGCGCGGCATCTCCTACGACAAGTTCGCCATCCCCCTCATGGGCATCCCGGTGGACACCATCATCGTGTTCACCTTCATCCTCGGTTCCGGCTTCGCGGGCCTTGCGGGTCTGCTGTTCGCCATGAGCTATCCCGTGCTCGAACCCTACATGGGCGCGCTGATCGGCTGGAAAGCCTTCATCGCGGCTGTCGTGGGCGGCATCGGCGATATCCGGGGAGCCTTTGTGGGCGGATTTCTGCTCGGCTTCATCGAGATCGGCGTGGTGGCGGTCTTCCCGTCCACGATGCGGGATCTCTTCGCCTTCACCATCCTGCTGATGATCCTCTGGGCCAAGCCCACGGGACTTTTCGGCCGGGCCAGGCACCAGAAGATCTGA
- a CDS encoding methyl-accepting chemotaxis protein, which yields MRMNIRTSLSAKIVLLLSLLVSTVIAVLVGVTVVAQRQAMLAQLDESLGRTSELLSLAIRKPMIVGDDESTRAQVAEFGKMFPDTRIYITDFNGNTTYATREHSLRRDLGKDEVGPEVAALVKRTLESGKTGEVSTILEGRRFFARAAGIPNDPGCHHCHGPSRPVLGSMVVFRDVEAQMQGIDDQLVKDILYAVAGLCVLLAAIIFFLRRSVLGRISSITQASQDIREGDHSRHFAVSGSDELRTLADNLEAMMCQLRQKDLEIKQENAKLNLLLKEIDATSAVLVTGVQEISTSSTSLAQGATEQAASLEEVTSSLHEVGGQTRENAGNAARAESLSNDAQRAAAGGQKDMDHMLSAMRDISASSESIARIIKVIDEIAFQTNLLALNAAVEAARAGQHGKGFAVVAEEVRNLAGRSAKAARETSALIDDSLHKVRQGDEIAKQTAASFQEIVGSITGSAAIVQNIASASQSQASAIGEVNLALSQISDVVQGTTAHAEEIDSAIQLMGAEADKLGRLLREFSAGENHAPDDDGALAGQARFALPPGSPRR from the coding sequence ATGAGGATGAACATCCGCACCTCCCTGAGCGCCAAGATCGTTCTTCTGCTCTCCCTGCTCGTTTCCACCGTCATCGCCGTTCTCGTGGGCGTCACGGTCGTGGCCCAGCGCCAAGCCATGCTCGCCCAGCTCGACGAAAGCCTGGGCCGCACCTCGGAACTGCTCAGCCTGGCCATCCGCAAGCCCATGATCGTGGGCGACGACGAAAGCACCCGCGCCCAGGTGGCCGAGTTCGGCAAAATGTTTCCGGACACCCGGATATACATCACCGACTTCAACGGCAACACGACCTACGCCACCCGCGAGCACAGCCTGCGCCGCGACCTGGGAAAGGACGAGGTCGGACCGGAAGTGGCCGCCCTGGTCAAGCGCACCCTGGAATCCGGGAAAACCGGGGAAGTATCGACCATCCTGGAGGGACGCCGCTTTTTTGCCCGCGCCGCAGGCATTCCCAACGATCCCGGCTGCCACCACTGCCACGGCCCCTCAAGGCCCGTGCTTGGCAGCATGGTCGTGTTCAGGGATGTGGAAGCGCAGATGCAGGGGATCGACGACCAGCTCGTGAAGGATATCCTCTACGCCGTGGCGGGCCTTTGCGTTCTGCTCGCCGCGATCATATTCTTCCTGCGCCGATCCGTGCTGGGACGCATCTCGTCCATCACCCAGGCCAGCCAGGACATCCGCGAAGGCGATCATTCACGCCACTTCGCTGTTTCCGGCAGCGACGAACTGCGGACCCTCGCCGACAACCTGGAAGCCATGATGTGCCAACTGCGCCAGAAGGATCTTGAAATCAAGCAGGAAAACGCCAAGCTCAACCTTCTGCTCAAGGAAATCGACGCCACGAGCGCGGTGCTCGTCACCGGGGTGCAGGAAATATCCACCTCCAGCACATCCCTGGCCCAGGGAGCCACGGAACAGGCCGCCTCCCTGGAAGAAGTCACCAGCTCCCTGCACGAGGTCGGAGGACAAACCCGCGAAAACGCGGGAAACGCCGCCCGCGCCGAGTCGCTCTCGAACGATGCCCAACGCGCCGCAGCAGGCGGCCAGAAGGACATGGACCACATGCTCTCGGCCATGCGCGACATCTCCGCATCGAGCGAATCCATCGCCCGAATCATCAAGGTCATCGACGAGATCGCCTTCCAGACCAACCTCCTGGCCCTGAACGCGGCTGTCGAAGCGGCCCGTGCCGGACAGCACGGCAAGGGCTTCGCCGTGGTCGCGGAGGAGGTCCGCAATCTTGCGGGGCGCAGCGCCAAGGCCGCGCGAGAGACGTCCGCGCTCATCGACGACTCGCTGCACAAGGTCCGCCAGGGCGACGAAATCGCCAAACAGACGGCCGCCTCCTTCCAGGAAATCGTGGGCAGCATCACCGGCTCGGCGGCGATCGTGCAGAACATCGCCTCCGCGTCCCAAAGCCAGGCTTCTGCCATCGGCGAAGTCAACCTCGCCCTCAGCCAGATCAGCGACGTGGTTCAGGGCACAACGGCCCATGCCGAGGAGATCGATTCCGCCATCCAGCTCATGGGCGCGGAAGCGGACAAGCTGGGCCGACTCCTGCGGGAGTTCTCCGCAGGGGAAAACCATGCACCCGACGACGACGGCGCGCTCGCGGGGCAGGCCCGCTTTGCCCTGCCTCCCGGCAGCCCCCGCCGCTGA
- a CDS encoding ABC transporter ATP-binding protein codes for MKPLLEIENLVVKYGNIEALHGISFTVEEGEIVTLIGANGAGKSTTLMAIARLLPPEAPKVIQGDIRHKGVSILGMPADKVVSDLHMALVPEGRHIFGNLSVEENLKLATYARKRDSSSDIQRDYDQVYSLFPRLAERRKQQSESLSGGEQQMLAVGRALMSKCSFIMLDEPSMGLAPALMYDMFRTLKQLNEQGMTILLIEQNANLALKFAHRGYVLDTGEIVAQGSSAELINDPEVKKAYLGG; via the coding sequence TTGAAACCGCTGCTCGAAATCGAAAACCTCGTCGTCAAGTACGGCAACATCGAGGCCCTGCACGGCATCTCCTTCACCGTCGAGGAAGGGGAGATCGTCACGCTCATCGGGGCCAACGGTGCAGGCAAGTCCACCACGCTGATGGCCATCGCCCGGCTGCTGCCTCCGGAAGCGCCCAAGGTCATCCAGGGCGACATCCGCCACAAGGGCGTGAGCATTCTCGGCATGCCCGCCGACAAGGTCGTTTCCGACCTGCACATGGCGCTGGTTCCCGAAGGACGGCACATCTTCGGCAACCTCAGCGTGGAGGAAAACCTCAAGCTCGCCACCTACGCCCGCAAGCGCGATTCCTCCTCCGACATCCAGCGCGACTACGATCAGGTCTACAGCCTGTTCCCGCGTCTGGCCGAGCGCCGCAAGCAGCAGAGCGAGTCCCTTTCCGGCGGCGAGCAGCAGATGCTGGCCGTGGGCCGCGCCCTGATGTCCAAATGCTCGTTCATCATGCTCGACGAGCCCTCCATGGGCCTGGCTCCCGCACTGATGTACGATATGTTCCGCACGCTCAAGCAGCTCAACGAACAGGGCATGACCATCCTGCTCATCGAGCAGAACGCCAACCTCGCGCTCAAGTTCGCCCACCGGGGCTACGTGCTCGACACCGGCGAAATCGTCGCCCAAGGTTCCTCCGCGGAACTCATCAACGATCCCGAAGTGAAAAAGGCCTACCTGGGCGGCTAA
- a CDS encoding DNA-binding protein — MKEKALKENGYMRFTGTVHATVFEYFQCATPRKAKWFFKDGCFVCSGCDLACETDDPEGFQAFLIPPK, encoded by the coding sequence TTGAAGGAAAAGGCACTCAAGGAAAACGGCTACATGCGTTTCACCGGAACCGTGCATGCCACGGTCTTCGAATATTTCCAGTGCGCGACTCCGCGCAAGGCCAAATGGTTCTTCAAGGACGGATGCTTCGTCTGTTCGGGGTGCGACCTGGCCTGTGAAACCGACGACCCGGAAGGCTTTCAGGCCTTCCTCATCCCACCCAAATGA
- a CDS encoding zinc-ribbon domain-containing protein, giving the protein MIVCTRCGAPNEDSEPLCVSCGHKLQSLRRFGAPEWRPAETLRPLRSEEQGQGFRGLLLRCLEVWVVAGATLGLAAWGLAHSQWWPGLLGAALGGIYVLLRR; this is encoded by the coding sequence ATGATCGTCTGCACGCGCTGCGGCGCGCCCAATGAGGATTCCGAGCCTCTCTGCGTTTCCTGCGGCCACAAATTGCAGTCCTTGCGACGGTTCGGCGCGCCGGAATGGCGCCCTGCGGAAACGTTGCGCCCGCTTCGGTCAGAGGAGCAGGGCCAGGGGTTCCGGGGATTGCTCCTGCGCTGCCTGGAGGTCTGGGTCGTGGCCGGGGCCACGTTGGGCCTTGCGGCTTGGGGCCTGGCCCATTCGCAGTGGTGGCCCGGACTGCTCGGCGCGGCCCTGGGCGGAATCTACGTCCTCTTGCGGCGCTGA
- a CDS encoding ABC transporter substrate-binding protein: MKRFLKRAAYVAAAVVLAAFMLSGCGSEDSNVIKIGFNIPLTGDIPKVGEASKFAAEMLKEDVNSQGGITVGGKKYTLEFVYEDNESKAESAVNAALKLIDQDGVVAIIGPNSSKQAVPAGGTANDNETPMISPWSTNPDTTKDRPWVFRAAFLDPFQGPVAVNFAAKTFGAKTAAVIFDISNDYSKGLAEIFKQEWEKKMGDGTVVAFESHGTKDQDFSAQLTTIIGAAPDFIFVPDNYNQVALIVKQAHDLGWQGPFMGSDAWGSAELMELCGDDCKGQYFSTHYAAAGAKGDTKVFIDRYKEKYGYTPDDVAALTWDATRLVLQAIQGLNEWPADLKAQRTAIKDGLGNIAEFAGVTGTMKFDEQGDPIKCAVVVRISDEGAFEFAESVCP; this comes from the coding sequence ATGAAACGGTTCCTTAAACGCGCCGCCTACGTGGCGGCCGCTGTGGTCCTGGCTGCGTTCATGCTGTCCGGCTGTGGCTCCGAAGATAGCAACGTCATCAAGATCGGCTTCAACATCCCGCTGACCGGCGACATCCCCAAGGTGGGCGAGGCTTCCAAGTTCGCGGCCGAGATGCTCAAGGAAGACGTGAATTCCCAGGGCGGCATCACTGTCGGCGGCAAGAAGTACACCCTCGAGTTCGTCTACGAGGACAACGAGTCCAAGGCCGAGTCCGCGGTCAACGCCGCGCTGAAGCTCATCGACCAGGACGGCGTCGTCGCCATCATCGGCCCCAACTCGTCCAAGCAGGCCGTGCCCGCCGGCGGCACCGCCAACGACAACGAGACCCCGATGATTTCCCCCTGGTCCACCAACCCGGACACCACCAAGGACCGTCCGTGGGTCTTCCGCGCCGCGTTCCTGGATCCGTTCCAGGGCCCGGTGGCCGTGAACTTCGCGGCCAAGACCTTCGGCGCCAAGACCGCCGCGGTCATCTTCGACATCTCCAACGACTATTCCAAGGGGCTGGCCGAGATCTTCAAGCAGGAATGGGAAAAGAAGATGGGCGACGGCACCGTCGTGGCCTTCGAGTCCCACGGCACCAAGGACCAGGACTTCTCCGCGCAGCTGACCACCATCATCGGCGCCGCTCCTGACTTCATCTTCGTGCCCGACAACTACAACCAGGTCGCGCTGATCGTGAAGCAGGCCCACGACCTCGGCTGGCAGGGCCCCTTCATGGGTTCCGACGCCTGGGGTTCCGCCGAACTGATGGAGCTTTGCGGCGACGACTGCAAGGGCCAGTACTTCTCGACCCACTACGCCGCTGCCGGCGCCAAGGGCGACACCAAGGTCTTCATCGACCGCTACAAGGAAAAGTACGGCTACACCCCTGACGACGTGGCCGCCCTGACCTGGGACGCCACCCGTCTCGTGCTCCAGGCCATCCAGGGCCTGAACGAGTGGCCCGCGGATCTGAAGGCCCAGCGCACCGCCATCAAGGACGGCCTGGGCAACATCGCCGAGTTCGCCGGCGTCACCGGCACCATGAAGTTCGACGAGCAGGGCGACCCGATCAAGTGCGCCGTGGTCGTCAGAATCTCCGACGAAGGCGCTTTCGAGTTCGCAGAGTCCGTCTGCCCGTAA
- the purU gene encoding formyltetrahydrofolate deformylase, producing the protein MPAIARSTARLLATCDDQPGIVARASRFLFDRGANIIHSDQHSTDPEGGRFFLRQEFYMHGLEGMLDRIAEEFAREVADPFGMEWSLHPAWVRKKAALLVSKLDHGLMDLLWRSQRGELPMDVTMVISNHPDLADATRTFGVPFFHVPVDKDDKLTATRRMLELLDGNADLVVLARYMQIIHPEFVRAYANRIINIHHSFLPAFVGADPYRRAAERGVKLIGATAHYVTEELDEGPILEQDVIRVSHRQNVEDLKVLGRDIERQVLARAVKWHLEDRVLVDGNKTIVFV; encoded by the coding sequence ATGCCCGCCATTGCCCGCAGCACGGCCCGGCTGCTCGCCACCTGCGACGACCAGCCCGGCATCGTGGCCCGCGCGTCCCGTTTCCTGTTCGACCGGGGCGCGAACATCATCCATTCGGACCAGCACTCCACGGACCCCGAAGGGGGCCGGTTCTTCTTGCGTCAGGAATTCTACATGCACGGCCTGGAGGGGATGCTCGACAGGATCGCCGAGGAGTTCGCCCGCGAGGTGGCCGACCCGTTCGGCATGGAGTGGAGCCTGCACCCCGCCTGGGTGCGCAAGAAGGCGGCGCTGCTCGTTTCCAAGCTGGACCACGGGCTGATGGACCTGCTCTGGCGCTCGCAGCGCGGGGAGCTGCCCATGGACGTGACCATGGTCATCTCCAACCATCCGGATCTCGCAGACGCGACGCGCACTTTCGGGGTGCCCTTTTTCCACGTGCCCGTGGACAAGGACGACAAGCTCACGGCCACCCGGCGCATGCTGGAGCTGCTCGACGGCAACGCGGATCTGGTCGTCCTCGCCCGCTACATGCAGATCATCCATCCGGAATTCGTGCGGGCCTACGCGAACCGGATCATCAACATCCACCATTCCTTCCTGCCCGCGTTCGTGGGGGCGGACCCCTACCGCCGGGCCGCGGAGCGGGGCGTCAAGCTCATCGGGGCCACGGCGCACTACGTCACCGAGGAACTGGACGAGGGACCGATCCTGGAGCAGGACGTGATCCGCGTATCGCATCGGCAGAACGTGGAGGATCTCAAGGTGCTGGGCCGGGATATCGAGCGTCAGGTACTGGCGCGGGCGGTGAAGTGGCATCTTGAGGACCGGGTTCTCGTGGACGGCAACAAGACCATCGTGTTCGTCTAA